In Zingiber officinale cultivar Zhangliang chromosome 1A, Zo_v1.1, whole genome shotgun sequence, a genomic segment contains:
- the LOC122026796 gene encoding nuclear/nucleolar GTPase 2-like, with product MTKKKERKVNVSGKPRHSLDVNRSNGAGVDKGARTAATVRRLKMYNSRPKRDRKGKVLRHELQSKELPSTRIEPDRRWFGNTRVVNQKELEFFREELQNRLSNNYNVILKGRKLPMSLLQDHQKQAKAHLLDAEPFADAFGPKKKRKRPKLLAFDYESLIQRADTSQDAYEQKSANIPSREEDEEDGLRDLVRHTMFEKGQSKRIWGELYKVVDSSDVVVQVLDARDPQGTRCYHLEKHLKEHCKHKHMVFLLNKVVLVPAFPNKGCLLSKDYLTCNFDIFVFQQGSLLSVLRQFSRLKSDKQAISVGFVGYPNVGKSSVINTLRTKNVCKVAPIPGETKVWQYITLTKRIFLIDCPGVVYQNKDSETDIVLKGVVRVTNLQDASEHIGEVLKRVKKEHLQRAYKINDWTDEEDFLVQLSKSTGKLLKGGEADLMTVSKMILHDWQRGKIPFFVPPPKQEGESSEKPDSPEPGTEPTDSSDKTAAAMKAIAGIISSQQQMLVPSHELLNDDKSTDEKLAEPVEDASLQEG from the exons ATgacgaagaagaaggagaggaaggtcaACGTCTCCGGAAAACCCAGGCACTCGCTCGATGTCAATCGAAGCAATGGCGCCGGGGTGGACAAAGGCGCCCGGACCGCCGCGACGGTGCGACGGCTCAAGATGTATAACAGCAGGCCGAAGAGGGACCGAAAGGGGAAGGTTTTGAGACACGAGCTCCAGTCCAAGGAGCTTCCTTCTACCAGGATTGAGCCCGATCGTCGATGGTTCG GAAACACGCGAGTTGTGAATCAAAAAGAACTTGAATTCTTCCGAGAGGAGCTGCAGAACCGACTCTCAAATAACTACAATGTGATATTGAAGGGAAGGAAACTTCCCATGTCCCTTTTACAGGATCATCAGAAG CAAGCCAAGGCACATCTTCTTGATGCCGAGCCTTTTGCGGATGCTTTTGgtccaaaaaagaaaagaaagcgcCCAAAACTTTTGGCATTTGATTATGAATCATTGATTCAAAGAGCAGATACTTCTCAAG ATGCATATGAACAGAAATCTGCTAATATTCCATCAagggaggaagatgaagaagatggcTTAAGAGACTTAGTAAGACATACAATGTTTGAAAAAGGCCAAAGCAAGCGGATATGGGGTGAGCTGTATAAAGTTGTGGACTCATCTGATGTGGTAGTCCAG GTGCTAGATGCACGGGACCCACAAGGTACAAGATGCTACCACTTGGAGAAGCACTTAAAGGAACACTGCAAGCATAAGCACATGGTTTTCTTGCTGAACAAGG TTGTTCTAGTTCCTGCATTTCCCAACAAAGGATGTCTGCTTTCTAAAGACTATCTTACATGCAA CTTTGACATCTTTGTCTTCCAGCAGGGTTCTCTTCTGTCAGTTCTTAGACAGTTCTCCCGTTTGAAGAGTGACAAACAAGCAATATCTGTGGGATTTGTTGGATATCCAAATGTAGGAAAATCGTCTGTTATCAACACGCTACGCACGAAAAAT GTTTGTAAAGTGGCTCCTATTCCGGGAGAGACCAAGGTTTGGCAATATATCACGTTGACCAAAAGGATTTTCCTTATTGATTGTCCTGGAGTTGTCTATCAGAACAAGGATTCAGAAACAGACATTGTTCTAAAGGGAGTG GTGCGTGTGACAAACTTGCAAGATGCCTCTGAGCACATAGGAGAAGTCCTGAAGCGTGTAAAAAAGGAACATCTCCAGAGAGCATATAAAATTAATGATTG GACTGATGAGGAAGACTTTCTTGTCCAGTTAAGCAAATCAACAGGAAAACTTTTGAAG GGGGGTGAAGCTGATTTAATGACGGTTTCAAAGATGATTCTGCATGACTGGCAAAGAGGTAAAATACCCTTCTTCGTGCCACCACCTAAGCAAGAAGGTGAGTCATCAGAGAAACCTGATTCTCCTGAGCCAGGCACAGAGCCGACAGATAGCTCTGACAAGACAGCTGCTGCAATGAAAGCCATAGCAGGTATAATTTCATCGCAGCAACAAATGCTCGTTCCATCTCATGAACTACTTAACGATGATAAGTCAACTGATGAGAAGCTGGCAGAGCCTGTGGAAGATGCTTCCTTGCAAGAAGGCTAA